The window GGCGACGAGCTCGCCGAGGAGCCGGGTCATCACCATCGTGTCGCCCGGATCGTCGAGCTCGAACTCGTCGATGCACATCAGATCGGTGCCACGGAACAGCTCGACGGTCTTCTGGTAGCCGAGTGCGCCGACCAGCGCGGTGTACTCGATGAACGAGCCGAAGTACTTCCGTCGCGCCGGCATCGCGTGATAGACGGCGGCGAGGAGGTGGGTCTTGCCGACACCGAATCCGCCGTCGAGGTACACGCCCGGCTTGGTCTCGGGCTGCTTCTTCGCCCGCCGGAAGAATCCGCCGCGCTCGGGAGCGGGTCCCCCGCCGGCGAAGGTCACCAGGTAGTCCTTGGCCTCCTGCTGCGAGGGGTACTGCGAGTCGGCGCGGTAGGAGTCGAAGGTCGCCGAGGCGAACTGCGGCGGCGGCGTCAGCGCGGCGACCATGTCGGCACCGGAGATCTGCGAGTCGCGCGACGTGAGGTGGATGACACCGGTTCCGGTGCGGGTTGCGGTCATGAGCGTCCTGTGTCGCCGTCTTACGGAAGGGTGGAACCGAGGGTGCGGCGCAGCGCAGCGGATCCTAGGCTCGAGGGGACGGTTACACCCTACGCCGTCCACCCGTCTCCCCCGACACCCCGAGGAGTGTGCCCCGTGCCCGTGGAATTCGACACGACATCGCCCAAATTCGCCGAGTACGCCGACCCCGGGCGTCTCGTCACGGGCGCCTGGCTCGAGGAACGTCTGGGCACTCCGGGCCTGGTGGTCGTCGAGTCCGATGAGGACGTGCTGCTGTACGAGACCGGCCACATCCCCGGCGCGGTGAAGGTCGACTGGCACACCGAGCTGAACGACCCCGTGGTGCGCGACTACGTCGACGGCGAGGGGTTCGCAGAACTGCTCAGCCGCAAGGGCATCTCCCGCGACGACACGGTCGTCATCTACGGAGACAAGAACAACTGGTGGGCCGCATACGCGCTGTGGGTGTTCTCGCTGTTCGGGCACGAGGACGTCCGCCTTCTCGACGGCGGCCGCGACAAATGGATCGCCGAGGGCCGTCCCCTCACGACCGAGCCCGCCTCGCCCGCCCCGACGGAGTACCCCGTCGTGACCCGCGACGACACCGCGCTCCGGGCCTACAAAGAGGACGTGCTCGCCCACCTCGGCCACCCGCTCATCGACGTCCGCTCCCCGGAGGAGTACAACGGCACCCGTACGACCGCCCCGGCCTACCCCGAGGAGGGCGCATTGCGCGCCGGCCACATCCCCAGCGCGAAGAACGTGCCGTGGGCACGCGCCGTCGCCGAGGACGGCGGGTTCAAGCCCCGGGCCGAGCTCGAGAAGATCTACCGGGACGAGATCGGACTCACCGACGGCGAGCCGATCGTGGCCTACTGCCGTATCGGCGAGCGCTCCAGCCACACGTGGTTCGTCCTGCGTCATCTGCTCGGCTTCCGCGAGGTGCGCAACTACGACGGTTCGTGGACCGAGTGGGGGTCGGCGGTGCGCGTGCCGATCGTTGCGGGCGACGCACCGGGCGAGGTGCCCGCCCGCTCGTGAGCGACCCGGCCGGGCTCGCGGGAGCGTGGAAGGATGGTGGGGATGACCTCTCCCGCCACCTCCTCGGACGTCCCCGCCGCCCTGGCGGAGATCCGCGACGAGTTCCTCGAGCTTCCCGAGCCGGAGCGCCTCCAGCTGCTGTTGGAGTTCTCCCAGGAGCTTCCCGCGATCCCCGATGAGCTCGCCGATCATCCGGAACTGCTCGAACGCGTGGCGGAGTGCCAGTCTCCGGTCTTCATCATCGTCGAGGTCGACGCCGACGGTGTGGTGGCGATGCATGCGACCGCGCCGGCCGAAGCCCCGACGACGCGCGGGTTCGCGAGCATCCTCGTGCAGGGGCTGACGGGGCTGAGCGCCGACGAGGTCCTCGCCGTTCCCGATGACTATCCCCAGAGCATCGGCTTGACCCGCGCGGTCTCGCCCCTCCGCATCGCAGGAATGACCGGCATGCTCGGTCGGGCGAAACGGCAGGTGCGCGCCAAGAGCGCCGCCGCGGGATGACGGGAGCAGAGCCCGTGCACGCCACCGCACCGGCGGGTCGATGGGTGACCGAGGTCATCCCGACCTCTCTCGAACGCGTCGACACGACGACCGAGACCTCGGCGGAGTGGATGGCGCGGCGATACCGCCGCGCAGAGGAATCGTTCGTCCGACTGAACATGGTCACCACGCTCACCGGGTCGTCCGCGGGTGAGGACGGCTCGAGCACGTCGATCAGCTCCCGCGTGGACAGACTGATCCTCGGCGCGATCCGTCGCGAGGCCGACGTGGTCGTCGTGGGGGCCGAGACCGTCCGCGCCGAGGGCTCGATGTTGCCGAAAACCGCGAGGATGGCGATCGTGACGGCTTCGGGCGACCTCGGCGGCGGATCACTCCGACGGCGCGACGGTCTGGACGCGCCGCCCGCCCTGGTCCTGTGCCGCCCCGAACATGCGGCGCGAGTGGCTGCAGCGATCGGCGACGCGCCGGCCGACATCGTCGCCGTCGCCTCGTCCGACGCCGCGACACCGGACGACGCCGCGCGACTGCACCCCGCCGACATCGTGCGGGCGCTGCGCGAGCGGGGGCTCGCGCGCATCGTCTGCGAAGGCGGCGCGGGCCTGGCAACGCAGTTCGTCGCGTCGGGGGTCGTCGACGAGGTCTGCGTCACCGTCTCGCCGCTCCTCGCGCCGGTGCACCATCCCTTCCTCTCCCTCACCGCGTCGGTGACGGCGGAGGTGACGGGGATGCTGGTCGACGACGCCGGCTTCAGCTATCGGCGTCTGGCGATCCGCCGCTGAGCTCCGACGCGCCGTCCGCCCCGTCTTCGGGCCGGACGCTGTCGAGGTCGCGGCTCAGATCATGACGCCCGAGCCACGATCGGATGGCCGTGCTCCAGCGCTCCTGGTCGTAGTTCCAGAGCTTGGTGTGCCGCGCGACGTCGAAGACGATGAGTTCGACCAGGTCCGGCCGCGCCACCACGAGATCGTGCGAGGCGTCGGAGGGCACGAACCCGTCGTCGTCGCTGTGCAGGATGAGGATCGGATGCCGCAGTTCGCTCGCTCGCGCCACCACGTCCAGCTGATCGAAGGGGATCGGCCCGCCGGTGCGGGTCAGGGGCGTCGTCCACTCGCTGGCGAGCGCCCCGAGGGCGAGGCCCGTCACGGGGGCGGGCAGGCCCATCAGCTTCGCCTGGTAGGTGAGCACGATCCGCCAATCGATGACGGGCGACTCGAGGATCAGGCCGGCGATCACCTGCCGGTGGGGGGAGTTCAGCGAGACCTGCAGTGCGATCGCCCCGCCCATCGACCACCCCATGAGGATGATGCGCTGGGCGCCCCGGCGGCGGGCGAACCCCACGGCGGCGTCGACGTCGCGCCACTCGGTGGCCCCGAGCGCGTAGGTTCCCGTTCGGCTGCGAGGCGCCTCGCCGTCGTTGCGGTACGAGACGACGAGGGAGGTGATTCCGAGCGCGTGGAACACCGGCACCGCGCGGAGGCACTCCGAGCGGGTGGTGCCGCGTCCATGGATCTGGATGACCCAGGTCTCGGGCATCTCTCCGGACGCCTCAGCGGGGAAGAGCCACGCGGGGCACGGACCGACGCCTGAGCCGATGAGCTCGGCGGAGAACGGCAGGTGCAGCTCTTCCGGGCGCTCGTAGTACCACCCGCTGAACGCGGCGTCGGGGGCGACCCCCGCTCCGGGCGGAACGTGCGTGAGGAGCTTGCGGCGGACGCTGAGGGCGTCTTCGTCCAGCACCGAGCCGAGCTTGAGATAGCCGGTGTCGCCGCCGGTGATCAGTCCGTAGCGGCCCGGCAGCACGGTGTCGTCGGTGCGCGAGAGCGTGATGGTCTGCGCAGCGGGATCGACGGCGAGGATGCGGGTGTCGGCGACGCGCGCGGCCGGGGTCACCACCCGACGGGCGACCCGGACCGAGACGATCCCGAGCACACCCGCGGCGGCGGCGAGTGCAGCGCTGAGGATCGCGGCGGCGGCCCTCACTCCCCGTGCGAAGCCGGGTGTGGCCCCGGTGGGTGCGGCGCGCCTGGAGTCGACCATCGAGCGATCACTCTAGTCTGTCCGCGTGGCTGACCAAGGATCCCCCGCGGCGACGGCGTTCACCCGCGCTGCGGAGGCCGTGCGCGCGACGTCGTTCCGAGAGGACTTCGCCGTGCGCGAGATCCCCGCGCCCGCGGGCCTCGCGCCCGACGCGATCGCGCTCGCCGGCGATGTGCGCCCGGAGGATGACGGCGTGGACTCGCCGTACGGAACGGGCCGCTTCATTCTGCTCCACGACGAATCCGAGCCGGCGGCATGGGGGGGCGCGTGGCGGGTCGTCTGCTTCGCGCAGGCGCCCCTCGAGCCCGACATCGGTGTCGATCCGCTGCTCGCGGACGTCGCCTGGTCGTGGCTGATCGACGCGCTCGACTCCCGTCACGCGGCGTATCACTCGGCGTCGGGAACGGCGACCAAGACACTTTCCAAGGGCTTCGGATCGCTCGCCGACGAGGGGGACGGCGCCCAGATCGAGCTTCGCGCATCGTGGTCGCCGGACGGCGACATGACCGGACATGTGGAAGCCTGGAGCGAATTGGTCTGCATGCTCGCCGGGCTCCCGCCGGGGTCGGAGGGCATTGCGGTCTTCGGTCCCCGGAGGACGATGCGTGGCTGAGTACACCGTGATCGCCGACGAGGCGTCGTTCGCGCGCGCCGTCTCGACGCTCCGCGACGCCGACGGCCCGGTCGCCGTCGACGTGGAGCGGGCCTCGGGCTTCCGCTACTCCCAGCGCGCGTACCTCATCCAGGTCTTTCGCCGTGGCGCCGGAGTCCACCTGTTCGACCCGCCCGTCCTGGAGGACTTCTCACCGCTGCAGGAGGCGATCGGCAGCGCCGAGTGGGTGCTGCACGCCGCCAGCCAGGATCTGCCCTCGCTGCGCGAACGGGGGCTCGAACCGACCGAGATGTTCGACACCGAGCTCGCGGCGCGACTTCTGGGGCACGAGCGCGTCGGCCTCGGCGCCGTCGTCGAGGACACCCTCGGCATCAGCCTGGCCAAGGCCCACAGCGCCGCGGACTGGTCGACCCGGCCTCTCCCCGACTCGTGGCTGGAGTACGCCGCCCTCGATGTCGTCCACCTCATCGACGTCCGAGACGCCCTCGCCGCGGAGCTGGCGGAGCAGGGCAAGACCGAGTTCGCCCGACAGGAGTTCGCCGCTGTGCTCGCCCGCGAGCCCAAGCCGTCGCGCGACGATCCGTGGCGGCGCCTCAGCGGGCTGCACACCGTTCGCGGACGCCGGGCGCTCGCTGTCGCCCGCGCCCTCTGGACGGCCCGCGAGGAGTATGCCCGCGAGCAGGATGTCGCACCCGGGCGGCTCGTCCCGGATCGGGCGCTCGTCGCCGCCATCCGTGCCGATCCGGCCTCCAAGCACGAGCTGGCCGGCGTCAAGGACTTCACCGGGCGGGCCAGCCGCAGTCAGCTCGACCGCTGGTGGAACGCCATCCAGGAGGGTCGCGCGACGACGGACCTCCCGCCCGACCGACTGCCGAGCACCGACACCATCCCGCCCCCGCGCGCGTGGCCCGACCGCAATCCCGCGGCCGACGCCCGGCTGAAGGCCGCCCGCCCGGTCGTGGAGGCGCGGGCCGCCGAGCTGTCGATGCCGACCGAGAACCTGCTGACCCCCGAGCTCCTGCGCCGCGTCGCGTGGTCGCCGCCCGCGGAGGTCACTGCCGAGCGGATCGGGGAGTCCCTGGCATCCCTCGGAGCACGAGCCTGGCAGATTGACCAGACTGCACAGATCATCGCCGATGCCTTTGTGGAATCCGTGCAAAGCGCCGCAATGCCCCCGGAGAGCACTTCGTAGGTTGCGCCCAACCGATTCCGCGCGGTTTCGGGGGCCCTCCTACGCTCGCAGCATCCCTGATCTTTGGAGGCTTAAGTGGCCGAGCTTTCGGACGTCTTCTTCGTCGACGGTATGCGTACCCCCTTCGGGCGCGCCGGCGAGAAGGGCATGTACTGGAACACCCGGGCTGATGATCTCGCCGTGAAGGCGACCATCGGGCTCATGGAACGCAATCCTTCGGTGCCGAAGGACCGCATCGACGACGTCGCCATCGCGGCGACATCACAGACCGGCGACCAGGGCCTCACCCTCGGTCGCAGCGTCGCCCTCCTCGCGGGTCTCCCCCAGACCGTCCCGGGCCTGGCGATCGACCGGATGTGCGCCGGCGCGATGACGAGCGTCACCACGATGGGCGCGTCCATCGGCGTCGGGATGTACGACCTTGCCCTCGCCGGCGGTGTCGAGCACATGGGTCACCACCCCATCGGCGGCAACGCCGACCCGAATCCCCGCTTCGTCGCGGAGAAGATGGTCGACCCCGGGGCCCTGAACATGGGCGTGACTGCGGAGCGGATCTTCGACCGGTTCCCGCACCTGACCAAGGAGCGCTCGGACCGCTACGGCATGCTGAGCCAGCACAAGGTGCAGGCCGCCTACGACGCCGGGAAGATCCAGTCCGACCTGGTGCCGGTGGCCATCAAGGGCGCCGACGGCGCCTGGGGTCTCGCGACCGAGGACGAAGGCCGGCGCCCGCAGACGACCATGGCTGACCTCGCTGGGCTGAAGACTCCGTTCCGCCCCCACGGGCGCGTCACGGCAGGCACTTCGTCGCCCCTCACCGACGGCGCGACCATGTCGCTCCTCGCCGGCGGCGCGGCGGTGAAGGAGCTCGGGCTCCGCCCCAAGATGCGGATGGTCTCGTTCGGCTTCGCCGGAGTCCAGCCCGAGATCATGGGCATCGGTCCGATCCCCTCCACCGAGAAGGCCCTCTCCCGGGCCGGGCTGAAGATCGACGACATCGGGCTGTTCGAACTCAACGAGGCCTTCGCGATCCAGGTCATCTCCTTCCTCGATCACTTCGGGATCGCCGACGACGACCCGCGCGTCAACCCCTGGGGCGGGGCGATCGCCTTCGGGCACCCGCTGGCCGCGTCGGGCGTCCGCCTGATGATCCAGCTCGCCGCCCAGTTCGCCGAGCGTCCCGATGTCCGCTACGGCCTGATCGCCATGTGCGTCGGGCTCGGGCAGGGCGGTTCCGTCATCTGGGAGAACCCCCACTACGACGGCAAGAAGCGCAAGTAAGGGCAGGCAGCGATGACCGACTACACCGAGATCGATTTCTCCCCTCTGTCCGCCCTGTCCGGCGACGAGGTCGTCACGCACTCCCCCGTCAGCGACATCCGCCTGCCATCCGGCATGGTCCTCGCCCTCATCACCCTCGACAACGGTCGCGATCACACCCGCCCGAACACGCTCGGACCGGCGACGCTGACCGAGCTCGGCGCGACACTCGACACGCTGCAGAAGAGAGCGGATGCCGGCGAGATCGACGCCGTCGGGATCACCGGCAAGCAGTACATCCTGGCCGCCGGCGCCGACCTCAGCGACATCACGAAGGTGGATTCGCGAGACACCGCTCGCCTGGTGGCCCAGCTCGGTCACCATGTGCTGGGTCGGCTCTCCGATCTCGGGGTCCCCTCGTTCGCCTTCGTCAACGGCCTCGCCCTGGGCGGCGGACTCGAGATCGCTCTGAACTCGACGTACCGCACCGTCGACGCGTCGGCCGCCGCGATCGCGCTCCCCGAGGTGTTCCTGGGGATCATCCCGGGCTGGGGCGGCGCCTACCTGCTGCCGAATCTCATCGGCATCGAGAACGCACTCGAGGTCGTGATCTCCAACCCGCTCAAGCAGAACCGGATGCTCAAGCCCCAGCAGGCGTTCGACTACGGGATCGTGGACGCGATCTTCCCGGCGGCGAACTTCCTGGAGGATTCGCTGCGCTGGGCCGACGCGGTCCTCGGCGGTCGCAAGGTCGAGCGCAAGAACGAGCCGGGCAAGATCGAGCGGCTGACCAAGTGGCCGATCGCGATCAAGATGGCGCGGGGCATGCTCGAATCCAAGATCGGCACCGTTCCGCGATCGCCGTATGTCGCTCTCGATCTGCTCGACAAGGCAAAGTCGGGCACGAAGGCCGATGGATTCGCCCGTGAGGACGAAGCCCTCGCCGACCTCGTCGTGGGCGATCAGTTCGCCGCGTCGATGTACGCGTTCGACCTGGTCCAGAAGCGCGCCAAGCGGCCGGTCGGCGCACCCGACAAGGCACTGGCGAAGAAGGTGACCAAGGTCGGAGTCATCGGCGCCGGCCTCATGGCGAGCCAGTTCGCGCTGCTGTTCGTCCGCAAGCTCCAGGTGCCCGTCCTCATCACCGACCTCGACCAGGCACGCGTCGACAAGGGCGTGGCCTACATCCACGACGAGATCGGCAAGCTCGAAGCCAAGGGGCGCCTGGACGCCGACACCGCCAACCGGCTGCGGGCACTGGTGACCGGGACGACGGACAAGACCCTGTACGCGGACTGCGACTTCGTGATCGAGGCGGTCTTCGAAGAGGTCGGCGTCAAGCAGGCCGTCTTCGCCGAGATCGAGGCGGTCGTCGCCGAGGATGCGATCCTCGCGACCAACACCTCGTCGCTGTCGGTCGAGGAGATCGGCGCCACTCTGGCCCACCCCGAGCGGCTCGTCGGATTCCACTTCTTCAATCCGGTCGCCGTCATGCCGCTCATCGAGGTGGTGACGACCCCGAAGACCTCGGAGGCGGCCTTGTCGACCGCCTTCGTCGTC of the Microbacterium invictum genome contains:
- a CDS encoding sulfurtransferase yields the protein MPVEFDTTSPKFAEYADPGRLVTGAWLEERLGTPGLVVVESDEDVLLYETGHIPGAVKVDWHTELNDPVVRDYVDGEGFAELLSRKGISRDDTVVIYGDKNNWWAAYALWVFSLFGHEDVRLLDGGRDKWIAEGRPLTTEPASPAPTEYPVVTRDDTALRAYKEDVLAHLGHPLIDVRSPEEYNGTRTTAPAYPEEGALRAGHIPSAKNVPWARAVAEDGGFKPRAELEKIYRDEIGLTDGEPIVAYCRIGERSSHTWFVLRHLLGFREVRNYDGSWTEWGSAVRVPIVAGDAPGEVPARS
- a CDS encoding SufE family protein encodes the protein MTSPATSSDVPAALAEIRDEFLELPEPERLQLLLEFSQELPAIPDELADHPELLERVAECQSPVFIIVEVDADGVVAMHATAPAEAPTTRGFASILVQGLTGLSADEVLAVPDDYPQSIGLTRAVSPLRIAGMTGMLGRAKRQVRAKSAAAG
- a CDS encoding thiolase family protein, whose amino-acid sequence is MAELSDVFFVDGMRTPFGRAGEKGMYWNTRADDLAVKATIGLMERNPSVPKDRIDDVAIAATSQTGDQGLTLGRSVALLAGLPQTVPGLAIDRMCAGAMTSVTTMGASIGVGMYDLALAGGVEHMGHHPIGGNADPNPRFVAEKMVDPGALNMGVTAERIFDRFPHLTKERSDRYGMLSQHKVQAAYDAGKIQSDLVPVAIKGADGAWGLATEDEGRRPQTTMADLAGLKTPFRPHGRVTAGTSSPLTDGATMSLLAGGAAVKELGLRPKMRMVSFGFAGVQPEIMGIGPIPSTEKALSRAGLKIDDIGLFELNEAFAIQVISFLDHFGIADDDPRVNPWGGAIAFGHPLAASGVRLMIQLAAQFAERPDVRYGLIAMCVGLGQGGSVIWENPHYDGKKRK
- a CDS encoding alpha/beta hydrolase family protein, yielding MVDSRRAAPTGATPGFARGVRAAAAILSAALAAAAGVLGIVSVRVARRVVTPAARVADTRILAVDPAAQTITLSRTDDTVLPGRYGLITGGDTGYLKLGSVLDEDALSVRRKLLTHVPPGAGVAPDAAFSGWYYERPEELHLPFSAELIGSGVGPCPAWLFPAEASGEMPETWVIQIHGRGTTRSECLRAVPVFHALGITSLVVSYRNDGEAPRSRTGTYALGATEWRDVDAAVGFARRRGAQRIILMGWSMGGAIALQVSLNSPHRQVIAGLILESPVIDWRIVLTYQAKLMGLPAPVTGLALGALASEWTTPLTRTGGPIPFDQLDVVARASELRHPILILHSDDDGFVPSDASHDLVVARPDLVELIVFDVARHTKLWNYDQERWSTAIRSWLGRHDLSRDLDSVRPEDGADGASELSGGSPDADS
- a CDS encoding DUF3000 domain-containing protein encodes the protein MADQGSPAATAFTRAAEAVRATSFREDFAVREIPAPAGLAPDAIALAGDVRPEDDGVDSPYGTGRFILLHDESEPAAWGGAWRVVCFAQAPLEPDIGVDPLLADVAWSWLIDALDSRHAAYHSASGTATKTLSKGFGSLADEGDGAQIELRASWSPDGDMTGHVEAWSELVCMLAGLPPGSEGIAVFGPRRTMRG
- a CDS encoding ribonuclease D gives rise to the protein MAEYTVIADEASFARAVSTLRDADGPVAVDVERASGFRYSQRAYLIQVFRRGAGVHLFDPPVLEDFSPLQEAIGSAEWVLHAASQDLPSLRERGLEPTEMFDTELAARLLGHERVGLGAVVEDTLGISLAKAHSAADWSTRPLPDSWLEYAALDVVHLIDVRDALAAELAEQGKTEFARQEFAAVLAREPKPSRDDPWRRLSGLHTVRGRRALAVARALWTAREEYAREQDVAPGRLVPDRALVAAIRADPASKHELAGVKDFTGRASRSQLDRWWNAIQEGRATTDLPPDRLPSTDTIPPPRAWPDRNPAADARLKAARPVVEARAAELSMPTENLLTPELLRRVAWSPPAEVTAERIGESLASLGARAWQIDQTAQIIADAFVESVQSAAMPPESTS
- a CDS encoding 3-hydroxyacyl-CoA dehydrogenase NAD-binding domain-containing protein, which gives rise to MTDYTEIDFSPLSALSGDEVVTHSPVSDIRLPSGMVLALITLDNGRDHTRPNTLGPATLTELGATLDTLQKRADAGEIDAVGITGKQYILAAGADLSDITKVDSRDTARLVAQLGHHVLGRLSDLGVPSFAFVNGLALGGGLEIALNSTYRTVDASAAAIALPEVFLGIIPGWGGAYLLPNLIGIENALEVVISNPLKQNRMLKPQQAFDYGIVDAIFPAANFLEDSLRWADAVLGGRKVERKNEPGKIERLTKWPIAIKMARGMLESKIGTVPRSPYVALDLLDKAKSGTKADGFAREDEALADLVVGDQFAASMYAFDLVQKRAKRPVGAPDKALAKKVTKVGVIGAGLMASQFALLFVRKLQVPVLITDLDQARVDKGVAYIHDEIGKLEAKGRLDADTANRLRALVTGTTDKTLYADCDFVIEAVFEEVGVKQAVFAEIEAVVAEDAILATNTSSLSVEEIGATLAHPERLVGFHFFNPVAVMPLIEVVTTPKTSEAALSTAFVVAKGLGKNAVLTADAPGFVVNRLLAKVMGEAARAVYEGTPVAEVEKAFAPLGLPMGPFQLIDLVGWKVAAHVQDTMVRAFPNRFYANENFHALAELSEVVEKDKSGRVTGFTKAAEKVLKGQVGDSPASAETILARVQDGLAQEIRIMLDEKVVPAVEDIDLCLILGAGWPFIDGGASPYLDREGASERVFGDTFHHPPIRGVASRG
- a CDS encoding dihydrofolate reductase family protein, which codes for MHATAPAGRWVTEVIPTSLERVDTTTETSAEWMARRYRRAEESFVRLNMVTTLTGSSAGEDGSSTSISSRVDRLILGAIRREADVVVVGAETVRAEGSMLPKTARMAIVTASGDLGGGSLRRRDGLDAPPALVLCRPEHAARVAAAIGDAPADIVAVASSDAATPDDAARLHPADIVRALRERGLARIVCEGGAGLATQFVASGVVDEVCVTVSPLLAPVHHPFLSLTASVTAEVTGMLVDDAGFSYRRLAIRR